A genomic window from Brachyspira sp. SAP_772 includes:
- a CDS encoding restriction endonuclease subunit S, translated as MSTLKEFLKKHCPDGVEYKTLSELGSFYAGLNGKKKDDFKDGNAKYITYMNVFSNLSVNTNINDTVQIGEKEKQNIVKYGDIIFTGSSETIEECGMSSVVTNELNEKLYLNSFCFGFRFNEPEIMLPDFSKYLFRSTELRKKIIKTASGVTRFNVSKKKMGKIFIPIPPIEVQKEIVRILDTFTKYQDLLNRELELRKKQYEYYRDKLLTFGDEVEYVPLWSVTIWDKKFNSVDRKKQPEVINYPYLLASDLFAMEQDSGDVFLLSTGEKTGWTTEKIAGNNLCNGEVVTIPWGKSRAVIDCIKYYKGKFVTADNRIMTSKDKSKLNNKFLYYIVMSKGKLIDTFYRGSGIKHPDMSKVLDIIIPLPPLEEQERIVKILDQFDTLCNDITRGLPAEIELRKKQYEYYRDKLLTFKEKNK; from the coding sequence ATGAGCACGCTAAAAGAGTTTTTAAAGAAACACTGCCCCGACGGCGTGGAGTATAAAACATTATCGGAACTTGGAAGTTTTTATGCAGGTTTAAATGGAAAAAAGAAAGATGATTTTAAAGACGGTAATGCAAAATATATAACCTATATGAATGTATTTTCAAACTTATCAGTAAACACAAATATAAATGATACTGTACAAATAGGAGAAAAAGAAAAACAAAATATTGTTAAATATGGAGATATAATATTTACAGGTTCATCGGAAACAATAGAAGAATGCGGAATGTCTTCGGTTGTTACTAACGAATTAAATGAAAAACTATATTTAAATAGTTTCTGTTTTGGTTTTAGATTTAACGAGCCAGAAATAATGCTTCCAGATTTTTCCAAATATCTTTTTCGTTCAACAGAATTAAGAAAAAAAATAATAAAAACAGCAAGCGGAGTAACGAGGTTTAATGTATCTAAAAAGAAAATGGGAAAAATTTTTATACCAATACCGCCAATAGAAGTACAAAAAGAGATAGTTCGTATATTAGACACTTTTACAAAATATCAAGATTTATTAAATAGAGAATTAGAATTAAGAAAAAAGCAGTATGAGTATTATAGGGACAAGTTGCTGACTTTCGGCGACGAGGTTGAATATGTACCTTTGTGGTCAGTTACAATATGGGATAAAAAATTTAATTCAGTTGATAGAAAAAAACAACCTGAAGTAATAAATTATCCTTATCTATTAGCCAGTGATCTATTTGCTATGGAACAAGATAGTGGAGATGTATTTTTATTATCTACAGGAGAAAAAACAGGTTGGACAACTGAAAAAATAGCAGGTAATAATTTATGCAATGGTGAAGTAGTAACTATACCTTGGGGTAAATCTAGGGCAGTTATAGATTGTATAAAATATTATAAAGGAAAATTTGTTACAGCTGATAATCGTATAATGACATCAAAAGATAAAAGTAAACTCAATAATAAATTTTTATATTATATTGTAATGTCTAAAGGAAAACTTATAGATACATTTTATAGAGGTTCAGGAATTAAGCACCCTGATATGTCAAAAGTACTTGATATAATAATACCTCTTCCACCATTAGAGGAGCAGGAACGTATCGTTAAAATACTTGACCAATTCGACACGCTATGCAATGACATCACTAGGGGACTGCCCGCTGAGATTGAATTGCGTAAAAAGCAGTACGAATACTACAGAGATAAATTACTTACTTTTAAGGAGAAGAATAAATAA
- a CDS encoding type I restriction endonuclease subunit R, whose translation MKNNEKIDVIKMSEESTVVAKYTPIERTRTKYQSEAELEEEFIKQLTEQGYEYVNIKNENDLIKNLRTQLEKLNDYNFTDNEWNNLFNSIIVNGNEKAVDKTYKMHEERIFSLDLDNGEPKNIFIIDADNIYNNHLQVINQYTETHSEKRARYDVTILINGFPMVHIELKRRGVNIREAFNQINKYGEENFWAGCGLYEYVQLFVISNGTNTKYYSNTTRDLHVRNTKNQVKTSNTFEFTNFWADAENKIIPDLVDFTRTFFAKHTLLNIITKYCVFTSDKKLLVMRPYQIAAAEKIINKIIISENHKIRSKKESGGYIWHTTGSGKTLTSFKTATLAKGLPFVDKVLFVVDRKDLDYQTMKEYDKYQKGAANSNTSTKILKSQLEDNGAKIIITTIQKLSRFIQKNENHEVYKKHVVMIFDECHRSQFGDMNEAIKKAFKNYNIFGFTGTPIFKKEEDYEKYPNLKTTENSFGEKLHTYTIVDAIRDKNVLPFRVDYINTVKEVKDFEDKKVPGINTDDILLHDDRIKLIVKYILEHFEQKTYRNASDSSYSYDVIMNVEAMAKSKYNTVAEIKEKKTVKGFNSIFAVSSIKAAKKYYKEFQKQIGETKSDLKVATIFSFVQNENNEIIQDEEFETKNLDKDSKEFLENAIKDYNKMFNTNYDTSDDKFENYYKDVSMKMKNNQIDILIVVNMFLTGFDAPTLNTLWVDKRLRMHGLIQAFSRTNRILNSVKTFGNIVSFMNLEENTNKALAVFGDKEAKSIALLRSYQDYMGGYNENGEHVLGYTEIADLLKTHFPINEPIVTEEKKKEFIKLFGDLLKIRNTLSAFDRFREDREKIMSDIDFQDYSGKYNDLYAEITKNNPEMENIQDDVVFEIELIKQVEVNIDYILIIVAKYKKENKDKPTIIEYVRKLINAGIELRSKRELIENFINQMNTSETDIQEEFYKYVREEKEKDLKKIIEEENLKEKETNEFIANCFEYGEIITSGIDIDKILPPVSRFSKEGNKIEKKQIVVEKLQSFFEKYSGLV comes from the coding sequence ATGAAAAACAATGAGAAAATTGACGTCATCAAAATGTCTGAGGAAAGTACTGTTGTCGCTAAATATACTCCTATTGAAAGAACTAGAACTAAATATCAATCTGAAGCAGAACTCGAAGAAGAATTTATTAAACAGCTCACCGAACAAGGCTACGAATACGTAAATATAAAAAATGAAAATGATTTAATTAAAAACCTTAGAACTCAATTAGAAAAATTAAATGATTATAATTTTACAGATAATGAATGGAATAATCTTTTTAATTCTATTATAGTAAATGGTAATGAAAAGGCTGTTGATAAAACTTATAAAATGCATGAAGAGCGTATATTTTCATTAGACTTGGATAATGGAGAGCCTAAGAATATTTTTATAATAGATGCTGATAATATATATAATAATCATCTGCAGGTTATTAATCAATACACAGAAACGCACTCAGAAAAAAGAGCGAGATATGACGTTACTATTTTAATAAACGGTTTTCCTATGGTTCATATTGAGCTAAAAAGAAGGGGCGTTAATATAAGAGAGGCTTTTAATCAAATAAACAAATATGGGGAAGAAAATTTCTGGGCTGGATGCGGACTTTATGAATATGTGCAATTATTTGTGATATCAAACGGCACTAATACAAAATATTATTCAAACACCACAAGAGACCTGCATGTGCGTAATACTAAGAATCAAGTAAAAACATCAAATACTTTTGAGTTTACTAATTTTTGGGCAGATGCTGAAAACAAGATTATTCCAGACTTAGTTGATTTTACAAGGACTTTTTTTGCAAAGCACACTCTATTAAATATAATAACTAAATATTGTGTATTTACTTCAGATAAAAAATTATTGGTTATGCGTCCATATCAGATTGCAGCAGCAGAGAAGATTATAAACAAAATTATAATATCTGAAAATCATAAAATAAGGTCTAAAAAAGAATCAGGCGGTTATATTTGGCATACCACAGGAAGCGGAAAGACCCTTACAAGTTTTAAAACAGCCACTCTTGCTAAAGGACTTCCTTTTGTAGATAAAGTGCTTTTTGTAGTTGATAGAAAAGACCTTGATTATCAGACAATGAAAGAATATGATAAATACCAAAAAGGGGCAGCAAACAGCAACACTTCAACAAAAATATTAAAATCGCAATTAGAAGACAATGGTGCAAAAATAATTATTACTACCATTCAAAAATTATCAAGGTTTATTCAGAAAAATGAGAATCATGAAGTTTATAAAAAGCATGTTGTAATGATTTTTGATGAATGTCATCGTTCTCAATTTGGCGATATGAATGAAGCAATAAAAAAGGCTTTCAAAAATTATAATATATTTGGTTTTACAGGCACACCTATTTTTAAAAAAGAAGAAGACTACGAAAAATATCCAAATCTCAAAACCACTGAAAATTCTTTCGGAGAAAAGCTTCACACCTACACAATAGTGGATGCTATTCGTGATAAAAATGTTTTGCCTTTCCGTGTGGATTATATTAATACTGTAAAAGAGGTTAAAGATTTTGAAGATAAGAAGGTGCCGGGCATAAATACTGATGATATACTTTTACATGATGATAGAATAAAACTAATAGTAAAATATATATTAGAACATTTTGAGCAAAAAACTTATAGGAATGCTTCTGATTCAAGTTATAGTTATGATGTTATTATGAATGTAGAGGCGATGGCTAAATCAAAGTATAACACTGTTGCAGAGATAAAAGAGAAAAAGACAGTTAAAGGCTTTAATTCTATTTTTGCGGTATCATCTATAAAAGCTGCTAAAAAATATTATAAAGAGTTTCAAAAACAAATAGGAGAAACTAAAAGCGATTTAAAAGTAGCTACAATATTTAGTTTTGTACAAAATGAGAATAATGAAATAATTCAAGATGAAGAGTTTGAAACAAAAAATCTTGATAAGGATTCGAAGGAGTTTCTTGAGAATGCCATAAAAGATTATAATAAAATGTTTAATACGAATTATGATACATCTGATGATAAGTTTGAAAATTATTATAAAGATGTTTCAATGAAAATGAAGAATAATCAAATAGATATTTTAATAGTAGTGAATATGTTTTTAACAGGTTTTGATGCTCCTACATTAAACACTTTATGGGTTGACAAGCGATTAAGAATGCATGGACTTATACAGGCTTTTTCAAGGACTAACAGAATTTTAAACTCTGTTAAGACTTTTGGAAATATAGTTTCTTTTATGAACTTAGAAGAAAACACAAACAAAGCACTTGCGGTTTTTGGAGATAAGGAGGCCAAGTCTATAGCATTGCTCAGAAGTTATCAAGATTACATGGGCGGTTATAATGAGAACGGCGAGCATGTTTTAGGATATACAGAAATTGCTGATTTACTTAAAACTCACTTTCCTATTAACGAGCCTATTGTTACAGAAGAAAAGAAAAAAGAATTTATAAAATTATTTGGAGATTTATTAAAAATCAGAAATACACTTTCTGCTTTTGATAGATTTAGAGAAGACAGAGAGAAAATAATGTCAGATATAGATTTTCAGGATTACAGTGGAAAATATAATGATTTATATGCAGAGATTACTAAAAATAACCCTGAAATGGAAAATATTCAAGATGATGTTGTATTTGAGATAGAGTTAATTAAACAAGTTGAAGTAAATATCGACTATATACTTATAATAGTTGCAAAATATAAAAAAGAGAACAAAGACAAACCTACTATAATAGAATATGTTAGAAAATTAATTAATGCAGGTATTGAATTAAGAAGCAAGAGGGAATTAATTGAAAACTTTATTAATCAAATGAATACTTCAGAAACAGATATACAAGAAGAGTTTTATAAATATGTGAGAGAAGAGAAAGAGAAGGATTTAAAGAAAATAATCGAAGAAGAAAATTTAAAAGAAAAAGAAACGAATGAGTTTATAGCAAACTGTTTTGAATATGGAGAGATAATAACTTCAGGAATAGATATTGATAAAATACTTCCTCCGGTATCAAGATTTAGCAAGGAAGGCAATAAAATTGAGAAGAAACAAATTGTTGTAGAAAAATTGCAATCTTTCTTTGAAAAATATTCCGGTTTAGTATAA
- a CDS encoding DUF2271 domain-containing protein, whose amino-acid sequence MRKLFIIIFVIFAISYINENYAQSNSKKVNISFDYTKRPGYSSNQIAIWAEDNNGNYIATIYVTDFSGRREGWTYREQSLNNWQKKANVKSIDKKIIDAVSKPTPKQGKVNITWDCKDNQGNIVKDGTYRIVVEATIYQDNNVLYTSVINVGNQANSQKASAKYSKPEAQKIDIIRNVNVSFMP is encoded by the coding sequence ATGAGAAAACTTTTTATTATAATATTTGTTATTTTTGCTATATCATACATCAATGAAAATTATGCTCAGAGTAATAGTAAAAAAGTTAATATAAGTTTCGATTACACAAAAAGACCGGGGTATTCAAGCAATCAAATAGCTATTTGGGCAGAAGATAATAACGGCAATTATATAGCTACAATATATGTTACAGATTTTTCAGGAAGAAGAGAAGGCTGGACATATAGAGAACAGTCTTTAAACAATTGGCAAAAAAAAGCTAATGTAAAAAGTATTGATAAAAAAATAATTGATGCTGTATCAAAACCTACACCAAAACAAGGAAAAGTTAATATAACTTGGGACTGCAAAGACAATCAAGGAAATATAGTAAAAGACGGTACTTACAGAATAGTTGTTGAAGCTACTATATATCAGGATAATAATGTGCTTTATACTTCGGTTATAAATGTAGGAAATCAAGCTAATTCACAAAAAGCATCAGCTAAATATTCAAAGCCTGAAGCTCAAAAAATAGACATAATAAGAAATGTAAATGTAAGTTTTATGCCTTAA
- a CDS encoding ankyrin repeat domain-containing protein, producing MLKNKNVCIIIVSFIFLIITSLFLYSQDYDTNYYKNIFYEMFTNKDKLKEMAKDPQGYIDNLLEKALKEKIELYEKYNVIEIDSLEDEYQNTAEGYGDLEDVKKFVEKYDINGVYDGYTLLYTYSGYRGSTDIVEFLLENNADVYQKSINGKTALYSAVDDYFYDVVEIILKHYKNDDDINDEFLLAVNKENELILKSLLKKKFLFFGNKFKMNLDKGLEIALDKGNEDIAAILVLNGAKTDNFLYSFKLVFGKYLILIVIMIALFSSLIYVYKRRYIPTIYEESSMFITFKDKVNNMYIYCYVYYGKLFDGLLSVKKGFRGNIFINNDNLKGYYNIVSNFLDNYIAIYDFDDNKQNDKEYINWYDILEERNEKASIKFDCSLYDFINGDKNEINYIMEVSDSKIMNGVFEVNRNPDIKVKYFKLIFKKIAKYKHFINILRYLFDLYHFNIKNNDKINSYINADNKPYNEKKNELKINVEQILKKHDKVLFNDIKIKYYDKLKDFYNADNIVYFDEKTICVYKRFAKIGSDNNLLVNNISLIIDLDNEKLISPYLKDFVNNADDILKRYNVPKNFYNDTDNLIFLITEAGIILMRESGEQKLFISLDDIKYNINKEHYLSYLFN from the coding sequence ATGTTAAAAAATAAAAATGTTTGCATAATAATTGTATCTTTTATTTTTTTAATAATAACATCTTTATTTCTATATTCTCAGGATTATGATACTAATTACTATAAAAATATTTTTTATGAAATGTTTACAAATAAAGATAAATTAAAAGAAATGGCAAAAGACCCTCAGGGATATATAGATAATCTTCTCGAAAAAGCATTAAAAGAAAAAATAGAACTTTATGAAAAATATAATGTTATAGAGATAGATAGTTTAGAAGATGAATATCAAAACACTGCAGAAGGTTATGGTGATTTAGAAGATGTTAAGAAATTTGTAGAAAAATATGATATAAATGGAGTATATGACGGATATACTTTGCTTTATACTTATTCAGGATATAGAGGCAGCACTGATATAGTAGAGTTCTTACTTGAAAATAATGCTGATGTTTATCAAAAATCTATTAATGGTAAAACAGCCCTTTACAGTGCTGTAGATGATTATTTTTATGATGTTGTTGAAATTATTTTGAAACATTATAAAAACGATGATGATATAAATGATGAGTTTTTATTAGCTGTTAATAAAGAAAATGAGTTAATCTTAAAAAGTCTATTAAAAAAGAAATTTTTATTCTTTGGAAATAAATTCAAAATGAATTTAGACAAAGGTCTTGAAATAGCACTTGATAAAGGCAATGAAGATATAGCAGCTATATTAGTTTTAAACGGAGCTAAAACTGATAATTTTTTATATTCTTTTAAATTGGTATTTGGTAAATATTTAATTCTTATAGTTATTATGATTGCTTTATTTTCTTCTCTTATTTATGTATATAAAAGAAGATATATTCCTACTATTTATGAAGAGAGTTCAATGTTTATAACTTTTAAAGATAAAGTAAATAATATGTATATTTACTGTTATGTTTATTATGGCAAACTATTTGACGGACTATTATCTGTAAAGAAGGGTTTTCGGGGAAATATATTTATAAATAATGATAATCTAAAAGGATATTATAATATAGTAAGTAATTTTTTGGATAATTATATTGCTATTTATGATTTTGATGATAATAAACAAAATGATAAAGAATATATAAATTGGTATGATATTCTTGAAGAAAGAAATGAAAAAGCCAGTATAAAATTTGATTGTTCTCTTTATGATTTTATAAATGGTGATAAAAATGAAATTAACTATATTATGGAAGTATCTGATTCTAAAATTATGAATGGAGTTTTTGAAGTAAATAGAAATCCTGATATTAAGGTAAAATATTTTAAATTAATATTTAAAAAGATAGCAAAATATAAACATTTTATAAATATTCTTCGCTATTTATTTGATCTCTATCATTTCAATATAAAAAACAATGATAAAATTAATTCATATATAAACGCAGATAATAAACCATATAACGAGAAAAAAAATGAATTGAAGATAAATGTTGAACAGATTTTAAAGAAACATGATAAAGTTTTATTTAATGATATAAAAATTAAATATTATGACAAACTTAAAGATTTTTATAATGCTGATAATATAGTTTATTTTGATGAAAAAACAATATGCGTATACAAAAGATTTGCTAAAATAGGCTCTGATAATAATCTTTTGGTAAATAATATATCGCTCATAATTGATTTAGATAATGAAAAATTAATAAGTCCTTATTTGAAAGATTTTGTTAATAATGCTGATGATATATTAAAAAGATATAATGTTCCTAAAAACTTTTATAATGATACAGATAATTTAATTTTTCTTATAACAGAAGCAGGTATTATATTGATGAGAGAAAGCGGAGAGCAAAAACTATTTATTTCTTTAGATGATATAAAGTATAATATAAACAAGGAGCATTATTTATCTTATTTATTTAATTAA
- a CDS encoding ankyrin repeat domain-containing protein: MLKNKNIFRIIVSFIFLIITSLFLYSQDYDTNYFKNLFDEMVSNELKEMLKDHQGDMKIVIESEIFVKNEAEKLSKEKIELYKKYNVIEIDSLEDEYQNTAEGFGDLEDVKKFVQKYDINGVYDGYTLLYTYSGYGGKXDIVEFLLENNADVYKKSINAKTALYSAVDDYSFDAVEIILKHYKNDDDINDEFLLAVNKESKPILKRLLKKKFLFFGNKFKMNLDKGLEIAFDKGNEDIAAILVLNGAKTDNFLYYFKLVFGKYLILIVVLIGVLIAIIYMYKRRYIPSIYPEMSMFITFKDKVNNMYIYCYANYGGVVSVMRGFLGNIFINNDKLKGYYNILSNFMDNYIAIYDFDDNKQNDKEYLSWYDILVERSEKAIIKFDCSLEDFLEDDKNEINYIMELSDSQIINGVFEVNRNFDVEIGDFKLIFSKAAKHNHFIGILNYLFDLYYFNIKNNDRINSYINGDNELYNEKKNELKINVEQILKKHDKALFNDIKTKYYDKLKDFYNADNIVYFDNKTICVYKRFAKIDSDNNLLVNNISLIIDLDNEKLISPYLKDFVNNVDEILKRYNTDFYKDIDNLIFLITEAGIILMRESGEKKLFISLDEIKDNINKEHYLAYLFD, from the coding sequence ATGTTAAAAAATAAAAATATTTTCAGAATAATTGTATCTTTTATTTTTTTAATAATAACATCTTTATTTCTATATTCTCAGGATTATGATACTAATTACTTTAAAAATCTTTTTGATGAAATGGTTTCAAATGAATTAAAAGAAATGCTAAAAGACCATCAAGGAGATATGAAAATCGTTATTGAAAGTGAAATCTTTGTTAAAAACGAAGCAGAAAAATTATCAAAAGAGAAAATAGAACTTTATAAAAAATATAATGTTATAGAAATAGATAGTTTAGAAGATGAATATCAAAATACTGCAGAAGGTTTTGGTGATTTAGAAGATGTTAAGAAGTTTGTACAAAAATATGATATAAACGGAGTGTATGATGGCTATACTTTGCTTTATACTTATTCAGGATATGGCGGTAAAAMTGATATAGTAGAGTTCTTACTTGAAAATAATGCTGATGTTTATAAAAAATCTATTAATGCTAAGACGGCTCTTTACAGTGCTGTAGATGATTATTCTTTTGATGCTGTTGAAATTATCTTGAAACATTATAAAAACGATGATGATATAAATGATGAGTTTTTGTTGGCAGTTAATAAAGAAAGTAAACCTATATTAAAAAGGCTATTGAAAAAGAAATTTTTATTCTTTGGAAATAAATTCAAAATGAATTTAGACAAAGGGCTTGAAATAGCATTTGATAAAGGTAATGAAGATATAGCAGCTATATTAGTTTTAAACGGAGCTAAAACTGATAATTTTTTATATTATTTTAAATTGGTATTTGGTAAATATTTAATTCTTATAGTTGTTCTTATAGGTGTTCTTATAGCTATTATTTATATGTATAAAAGAAGATATATTCCTAGTATTTATCCAGAGATGTCAATGTTTATAACTTTTAAAGATAAAGTAAATAATATGTATATTTACTGTTATGCTAATTATGGCGGAGTAGTATCTGTAATGCGTGGTTTTTTGGGAAATATATTTATAAATAATGATAAGCTAAAAGGATATTATAATATACTTAGTAATTTTATGGATAATTATATTGCTATTTATGATTTTGATGATAATAAACAAAATGATAAAGAATATCTTAGCTGGTATGATATTCTTGTAGAAAGAAGTGAAAAAGCTATCATAAAATTTGATTGTTCTCTTGAAGATTTTCTCGAAGATGATAAAAATGAAATTAACTATATTATGGAACTATCTGACTCTCAAATTATAAATGGAGTTTTTGAAGTAAATAGAAATTTTGATGTTGAGATAGGAGATTTTAAATTAATATTTAGTAAGGCTGCAAAACATAATCATTTTATAGGTATTCTTAATTATTTATTTGATCTCTATTATTTCAATATAAAAAATAATGATAGAATTAATTCATATATAAACGGAGATAATGAACTATATAACGAGAAAAAAAATGAATTGAAGATAAATGTTGAACAGATTTTAAAGAAACATGATAAAGCTTTATTTAATGATATAAAAACTAAATATTATGACAAACTAAAAGATTTTTACAATGCTGATAATATAGTGTATTTTGATAATAAAACAATATGTGTATACAAGAGATTTGCTAAAATAGACTCTGATAATAATCTTTTGGTAAATAATATATCGCTCATAATTGATTTAGATAATGAAAAATTAATAAGTCCTTATTTGAAAGATTTTGTTAATAATGTTGATGAGATATTAAAAAGATATAATACTGATTTTTATAAGGATATAGATAATTTAATTTTTCTTATAACAGAAGCTGGTATTATATTGATGAGAGAAAGCGGAGAGAAAAAACTATTTATTTCTTTAGATGAAATAAAAGATAATATTAATAAAGAGCATTATTTGGCTTATTTATTTGATTAA
- a CDS encoding ankyrin repeat domain-containing protein — translation MKKIILFMIAGLMMSLSLYSQVERFPRLTPEQLTNLANPRRLSHRIFYRERSKGPNAKWFDAVKEGNLEEIKKMVEAGQDIEVQDTASLKQTALGWAAFIGYLDIVEYLVDRGANLYAGDTADVTSAFKSAILGGNIEVIEYLYPLYNGKLNLNEQDKRDGETMLMVAAGNSREDAVKFLLDKKVDVNIVSKQLNKTAYTYACESKNQNIISMIKAAGGINVRTGKASCN, via the coding sequence ATGAAAAAAATAATATTATTTATGATTGCTGGATTAATGATGTCATTATCTTTATATTCACAAGTTGAGAGATTTCCAAGGTTAACTCCAGAACAATTAACAAATTTAGCAAACCCAAGAAGACTTTCTCATAGAATATTTTACAGAGAAAGATCAAAAGGCCCTAATGCTAAATGGTTTGATGCTGTTAAAGAGGGTAATTTAGAAGAGATAAAAAAAATGGTTGAAGCAGGACAAGATATTGAAGTTCAAGATACAGCAAGTTTAAAACAAACAGCTTTAGGTTGGGCAGCATTTATAGGATATTTGGATATAGTTGAGTATTTAGTAGATAGAGGAGCTAACTTATATGCAGGAGACACTGCTGATGTTACTAGTGCTTTTAAATCTGCTATACTTGGAGGAAACATTGAGGTAATTGAATATTTATATCCTTTGTATAATGGTAAACTAAATTTAAATGAGCAAGATAAAAGAGATGGCGAAACAATGCTTATGGTAGCTGCTGGTAATAGTAGAGAAGATGCTGTGAAGTTTTTATTAGACAAAAAAGTAGATGTAAATATTGTAAGTAAGCAATTAAATAAAACTGCGTATACTTATGCTTGCGAATCAAAAAATCAAAATATTATTAGCATGATAAAAGCAGCAGGCGGAATAAATGTAAGAACAGGTAAGGCTTCTTGTAATTAA
- a CDS encoding SRPBCC family protein translates to MFYLVPVFVILPLILMAVMIIVPNHIGKKLSPSFTKTKYSVLQIKRNDLFDLLVNYENYPIWLKYLSFVNVEKKENNKLKIIQTYSDRKTSQELTEVRRINTDDRTEVSIVKLENEFTVLWTYILEDEGEDKTKITIKETSYVYHPYFRFIFKYILTDENGKNEFLIKLKKYVNKK, encoded by the coding sequence ATGTTCTATTTAGTTCCAGTATTTGTAATTCTTCCATTGATATTAATGGCTGTAATGATAATAGTACCTAACCATATAGGAAAAAAATTGTCTCCATCATTTACAAAAACAAAATACTCTGTTTTGCAAATAAAGAGAAATGACTTGTTTGATTTATTGGTAAATTATGAGAATTATCCTATATGGTTAAAGTATTTATCTTTTGTTAATGTAGAAAAAAAAGAAAATAATAAATTAAAAATCATACAAACATATAGTGACAGAAAAACCTCTCAAGAGCTAACCGAAGTAAGAAGAATTAATACTGATGATAGAACAGAGGTTTCTATTGTGAAATTAGAAAATGAGTTTACCGTTTTGTGGACATATATATTAGAAGATGAAGGGGAAGATAAAACGAAAATAACAATAAAAGAGACATCATATGTTTATCACCCTTATTTTAGATTTATTTTTAAGTATATTCTTACAGATGAAAATGGTAAAAATGAGTTTTTAATTAAATTAAAAAAATACGTTAATAAAAAATAG
- a CDS encoding HNH endonuclease family protein — MARRKKKKLNKLFLLFIAVVLALIYYYNDKYDIIEAKYFSDKIERYNRDDWGRWTDDDNNGLNTRNEVLLEESLIEPVISNNRIISGRWYDKYTGKYFDDPKDLDIDHLVPLKNAYMSGASNWSKEKKNRYYNYLKNEHHLIAVSRSANRSKSDKSPLEWLPENEEYQCEYIRQWYKIKTDWGLTIEEGFDELSNRICKGK, encoded by the coding sequence ATGGCTAGAAGAAAAAAGAAAAAATTAAATAAATTATTTTTGCTTTTCATAGCAGTTGTTTTGGCTTTAATATATTATTATAATGATAAATATGATATAATAGAGGCTAAATATTTTTCTGATAAAATAGAAAGATATAACAGAGATGATTGGGGAAGATGGACTGACGATGATAATAACGGGCTTAACACTAGAAATGAAGTTCTTTTGGAAGAGTCTTTAATAGAGCCTGTAATCTCAAATAATAGAATAATATCTGGAAGATGGTATGATAAATACACTGGTAAATATTTCGATGACCCTAAAGATTTGGATATAGACCATTTAGTGCCTTTAAAAAATGCGTATATGAGCGGTGCCAGTAATTGGAGCAAAGAGAAAAAAAACAGATATTATAATTATTTAAAAAATGAGCATCATTTAATAGCCGTTTCAAGAAGTGCTAATCGTTCTAAGAGTGATAAATCTCCTCTTGAGTGGCTTCCAGAGAATGAAGAGTATCAATGCGAATATATTAGACAGTGGTATAAGATAAAAACTGATTGGGGGCTTACTATCGAAGAGGGTTTTGATGAGCTTTCAAATAGAATCTGCAAAGGAAAATAA